In Urechidicola croceus, a single window of DNA contains:
- a CDS encoding cell division protein FtsX → MSKSFEKYQKRRLRSSYFSVVVSIALVLFLLGLLGLLVLKTKSISDHFKEQVAVTIFLNDSAQESTIKEIQSNLEKQDYAKSVTFIPKEKAAELYSKDIGEDFVEYLGGNPLKNAIDVYIKSDFVTPEKLSEIEKNLSENKNVFEVSYDKPLIELLTKNIQRIGLWVLVFSGLFTLIAVVLINSAIRLSVYSKRFTIKTMQMVGATKGFIRKPFIWKGVQLGVLGSIVAILGIAGFIYYIHKYIPEIKLMDDKPLLGILFGGILLVGILITLLSTFFATRRFLNLRTEDLYY, encoded by the coding sequence ATGTCAAAATCATTTGAAAAATATCAAAAGCGTCGCCTACGTTCATCCTACTTTTCTGTAGTTGTAAGTATCGCTCTGGTTTTGTTTTTATTAGGCTTATTAGGATTACTAGTTTTAAAAACCAAAAGTATATCCGACCACTTCAAAGAACAAGTTGCAGTAACAATTTTTTTAAATGATAGTGCTCAAGAATCAACAATAAAAGAGATACAGTCAAATTTAGAAAAGCAAGACTATGCAAAATCTGTTACTTTTATTCCAAAAGAAAAAGCAGCGGAATTATATAGTAAAGATATAGGAGAAGATTTTGTTGAGTATTTAGGAGGTAATCCGTTAAAAAATGCAATCGATGTTTATATAAAATCAGATTTTGTAACACCAGAAAAACTATCAGAAATAGAGAAAAATTTATCAGAAAACAAGAATGTATTTGAAGTTTCTTATGATAAACCGCTAATTGAGTTATTAACCAAAAATATTCAAAGGATAGGACTATGGGTATTGGTGTTTAGTGGATTATTTACCTTGATTGCTGTTGTTTTAATCAATAGTGCTATTAGATTATCAGTTTACTCAAAAAGATTTACAATAAAAACTATGCAAATGGTAGGAGCAACCAAAGGATTTATTCGAAAGCCATTTATTTGGAAAGGAGTTCAACTTGGTGTTTTGGGGTCGATAGTTGCTATTTTGGGTATTGCTGGATTTATTTACTATATACATAAATATATACCTGAAATTAAATTAATGGATGATAAACCATTATTAGGGATATTGTTTGGAGGTATTTTACTTGTTGGAATACTTATAACATTATTAAGTACATTTTTTGCCACAAGACGATTTTTAAATTTAAGAACAGAAGATTTATATTATTAA
- a CDS encoding undecaprenyl-diphosphate phosphatase — MSYIEAIILGLIQGLTEFLPVSSSGHLELMKAILGDKSLPEESLTFTVVLHFATALSTMVIFRKEIFEIIKGLFQFKWNEESQFSLKIIVSMIPAALIGFLFEEKLESFFGGQILLVGFMLIVTGLLLLFADKAKNTEKSVGFWDSLVIGVSQAIAMLPGISRSGATISTAVLLGIDRTKAARFSFLMVVPLIFGKVAKDILGGEISYDGSQFGVLSIGFVAAFVSGLFACTWMISLVKRSKLSYFALYCAVVGAIAIGYALMK, encoded by the coding sequence ATGAGTTATATAGAAGCAATTATTCTTGGTTTAATTCAAGGGTTAACAGAGTTTTTGCCTGTTTCATCAAGCGGACATTTAGAATTAATGAAAGCTATCTTGGGTGACAAATCATTGCCCGAAGAAAGTTTAACCTTTACTGTGGTATTACATTTTGCTACTGCATTGAGTACAATGGTAATTTTTAGAAAAGAAATTTTTGAAATAATAAAAGGATTATTTCAGTTTAAGTGGAATGAGGAATCTCAATTTTCACTTAAAATTATCGTTTCAATGATTCCTGCAGCTTTGATTGGTTTTTTATTTGAAGAAAAATTAGAATCTTTTTTTGGAGGACAGATTTTATTAGTTGGATTCATGTTAATCGTAACTGGGCTACTTTTATTATTTGCTGATAAGGCTAAAAACACCGAAAAATCAGTTGGTTTTTGGGACAGTTTGGTAATAGGTGTATCTCAAGCAATAGCAATGTTGCCAGGAATATCACGTTCTGGAGCAACAATATCAACAGCAGTATTGTTAGGAATAGACAGAACTAAAGCAGCAAGATTTTCTTTTTTAATGGTTGTTCCTCTCATTTTTGGAAAAGTAGCGAAAGATATATTAGGTGGAGAAATAAGTTATGATGGTTCTCAATTTGGAGTACTTTCTATAGGTTTTGTAGCAGCATTTGTTTCGGGTTTATTTGCATGTACATGGATGATTTCATTAGTTAAGCGCAGTAAACTTTCATATTTTGCTTTATACTGTGCTGTTGTAGGCGCCATAGCAATTGGTTATGCATTAATGAAATAA
- a CDS encoding response regulator has translation MIKPTIVIADDHPLLLAGLKSFLLNKNYNIVAEAEDGITAYNNIVKYNPDIAILDIKMPKMSGIEIARMCKKNNISTKIIIITLYKEKSLYTEAQKLNISGYIFKEFALSEIEDCIKHIITNGHYFSPKIAEYLKIDVDSDNKIEKLTKSERKILQLISESYTTNEISERLFISSKTVEKHRTNISKKLELNGKTNSLLIWAKENKKLI, from the coding sequence ATGATAAAACCCACAATTGTAATTGCTGATGATCATCCATTATTATTGGCTGGTTTAAAATCATTTTTATTAAACAAAAATTATAATATTGTTGCCGAGGCTGAAGATGGTATAACCGCTTATAATAATATAGTAAAATACAATCCTGATATTGCAATTTTAGATATTAAAATGCCTAAAATGTCTGGAATTGAAATTGCACGTATGTGTAAAAAAAACAATATTTCTACCAAAATTATTATCATCACTTTATATAAAGAAAAATCGTTGTATACTGAAGCACAAAAGTTAAATATTTCTGGATATATATTTAAGGAATTTGCTTTGTCAGAAATTGAAGATTGTATAAAACATATAATTACCAATGGGCATTATTTTAGTCCAAAAATTGCTGAGTATTTAAAAATAGATGTAGATAGTGATAATAAGATTGAAAAATTAACAAAGTCAGAACGTAAAATCTTGCAACTAATTTCTGAAAGTTATACAACTAATGAAATATCTGAAAGGTTATTTATTTCTTCAAAAACAGTTGAAAAACATAGAACTAATATTTCTAAAAAACTTGAGTTAAACGGAAAAACAAATAGTTTATTAATTTGGGCAAAAGAGAATAAAAAATTAATTTAA
- the mce gene encoding methylmalonyl-CoA epimerase gives MKKIEHIGIAVKDLNTSNELFAKLYGKPHYKTEFVESEGVKTSFFKVGPNKIELLEATNSNSPIAKFIEKKGEGVHHIAFAVKDIKSEIKRLKSEGFQVLNEIPKKGADNKLVVFLHPKSTNGVLIELCQEIE, from the coding sequence ATGAAAAAAATTGAGCACATAGGAATTGCAGTTAAAGATTTAAATACTTCAAATGAATTATTTGCTAAATTATATGGAAAGCCTCACTACAAAACAGAATTTGTAGAAAGTGAAGGGGTCAAAACATCTTTTTTTAAAGTTGGTCCAAACAAAATTGAACTATTAGAAGCGACGAATTCAAATAGCCCAATTGCTAAATTTATTGAGAAAAAAGGAGAGGGTGTTCATCATATTGCTTTTGCCGTAAAGGATATAAAATCTGAAATTAAGCGTTTGAAATCTGAAGGTTTTCAAGTTTTAAATGAAATTCCCAAAAAAGGAGCAGATAATAAATTGGTAGTATTTTTACATCCAAAATCAACCAATGGAGTATTGATTGAATTATGTCAAGAAATCGAATAA
- a CDS encoding cupin-like domain-containing protein, whose product MKLQEIERVKKITKKDFVNNYFKPQKPVVIEGLIEDWPAFDKWNLDYMKQVANDKVVPLYDDRPVDYKDGFNEPHATMRMSEYVDLLQSEPTKYRIFLWNILKEIPQLQNDFYFPDIGLKLMKKLPMLFFGGRDSYTFMHYDIDLANILHFHFEGKKQCILFDQNQNDFLYKIPHSLITREDIDFSNPDFEKWPALKKAQGFITELEHGNMLYMPEGYWHYMKYLSPGFSMSLRAIARKPKNFTRAIYNIFIMRHYDNMMRRFKGQKWIDWKNEQAIIRTNKTNGII is encoded by the coding sequence ATGAAATTACAAGAAATAGAGCGAGTAAAGAAGATTACAAAAAAAGACTTTGTTAATAATTACTTTAAACCTCAAAAACCTGTAGTTATTGAGGGTTTAATTGAAGATTGGCCGGCATTTGACAAGTGGAATTTAGATTATATGAAGCAAGTTGCAAATGATAAAGTTGTGCCTTTATATGATGATAGACCAGTTGATTATAAAGATGGCTTTAATGAGCCACATGCAACAATGAGGATGAGTGAGTATGTTGATTTATTGCAATCAGAACCGACAAAATATCGAATTTTCTTATGGAATATTTTAAAAGAAATTCCACAACTACAAAACGATTTTTATTTCCCAGATATTGGATTGAAATTGATGAAAAAATTACCTATGCTGTTTTTTGGAGGAAGAGATTCATATACTTTTATGCACTATGATATTGATTTAGCAAATATTTTACATTTTCATTTTGAAGGTAAAAAACAATGTATTTTATTTGATCAAAATCAAAATGATTTTTTGTATAAAATTCCACATTCATTGATAACAAGAGAAGATATTGATTTTTCTAACCCTGATTTTGAAAAATGGCCTGCACTTAAAAAAGCTCAAGGTTTTATTACTGAACTTGAACATGGAAATATGCTGTATATGCCAGAAGGATATTGGCATTATATGAAATACCTTAGTCCTGGATTTTCAATGAGTTTAAGAGCGATTGCTCGTAAACCTAAAAACTTTACTCGTGCAATTTATAATATTTTCATAATGCGTCATTATGATAATATGATGCGTCGATTTAAAGGGCAAAAATGGATTGATTGGAAAAATGAACAAGCAATAATTAGAACGAATAAAACGAATGGTATTATTTAA
- a CDS encoding regulatory protein RecX has product MQQKTYTVEEAKRALEKYCAYQDRCHKEIEQKLRDYNMIAQAQEVIIPHLIEHNFLNEERFAKSFARGKFRIKKWGKQRIVRELKFRDISEYLIKVALKEISEDDYINTFNELAQKRFESIKESNIFKKKKKLMDYLLYRGWESNLVYQKVNELVK; this is encoded by the coding sequence ATGCAACAAAAAACATATACCGTTGAAGAGGCAAAACGAGCACTTGAAAAATATTGTGCCTATCAAGATAGATGTCATAAAGAAATTGAACAAAAATTAAGAGACTATAATATGATTGCTCAAGCTCAAGAAGTAATAATACCACATCTTATAGAACACAATTTTTTAAATGAAGAGCGATTTGCGAAAAGTTTTGCTAGAGGAAAATTTAGAATTAAAAAATGGGGAAAACAACGAATCGTTCGTGAATTAAAATTCAGAGATATTTCAGAATATTTAATTAAAGTTGCACTAAAAGAAATTAGTGAAGATGATTATATCAATACATTCAATGAACTTGCTCAAAAACGTTTTGAGTCCATCAAAGAATCTAATATTTTTAAGAAAAAGAAAAAATTAATGGATTATTTACTATATCGCGGTTGGGAATCTAATTTAGTATATCAAAAAGTAAATGAGTTAGTTAAATAA
- a CDS encoding ATP-binding protein, whose product MNNSTKINIVFTLFFAISLNCISQKPVDDFMTILNSTQDEYLKLNTLDSITHILSKTDELSSIPYEVQFIDLALELKEYDKAAMSAIRVFYPYKYLKNDSEKSLAQLNKVLPYIDSISITKYKGGLYVKKAGAYFDSDTKKAIKNYDLAVKNYSDKDSIDIADAIYFKAQAHTMLGSYVDAIKSYKESYTYYENLNDTSYMLNVKNNMASLYNELNLTNEAQKTLNSVKEILKTTDDSNALINSMFEEANIFRIKKDFSKEEKKILQIDSILNTLDVKSQKYNFLKTNVILTKLYADRGDVKNATYYFNNLEKDIEYITNSEYTHLIYLNAKIKYLNLIGKHQQALESAKFMLKMANKINNFHEIQFAEGHLVDTYQKLNQQAKAFPHLLKMKELKDSIFNAQSTNSLLYFQSLFQTEENEKNLLVKQNEIELLEQSEKYTKRISIFGFVGLGLLSLALFLWVKRKSLLKEKKLQEDFTSELLNFQEQEKKRVSENLHDGLGQSLLLIKNKIVLNNDIETQKILDSVINEVHTISHGLHPFQLEELGLTEAIKSIIEQVSDNSETFISSDIEDINGIFTKKQELNIYRTVQESLNNMMKHSKAEACRVEIEKQKSKVKISIIDNGVGFDFTEEYSKIGSLGLKTLKERVRFLDGIMSFNSEKNKGTEMFITIPI is encoded by the coding sequence ATGAATAATTCGACTAAAATAAATATTGTTTTTACTTTGTTTTTTGCCATATCTCTAAACTGTATTTCTCAAAAACCAGTAGATGATTTTATGACTATTTTAAATTCAACTCAAGATGAATATTTAAAATTAAATACTTTAGATTCAATTACTCACATTTTAAGTAAAACAGATGAATTAAGTAGTATTCCTTATGAAGTGCAGTTTATTGATTTGGCGCTAGAACTTAAAGAATATGATAAAGCAGCAATGTCGGCTATAAGAGTTTTTTACCCTTATAAATATTTAAAAAATGATTCAGAAAAATCATTGGCACAACTAAACAAAGTATTACCTTATATTGATTCAATATCTATTACTAAATATAAAGGAGGATTATATGTAAAAAAAGCAGGAGCGTATTTTGATTCTGATACAAAAAAGGCAATCAAAAATTATGACTTAGCCGTAAAAAATTACTCTGATAAAGATTCGATAGATATTGCTGATGCTATTTATTTTAAAGCACAAGCTCATACAATGCTAGGAAGTTATGTTGATGCTATAAAATCATATAAAGAGTCATATACATATTATGAAAACCTTAATGATACAAGTTATATGTTGAATGTTAAAAACAATATGGCTAGTTTGTATAACGAATTAAACTTAACAAATGAGGCTCAAAAAACATTAAATTCAGTTAAAGAAATTTTAAAAACTACAGATGATTCTAATGCTTTAATTAATTCAATGTTTGAAGAGGCAAATATCTTTAGAATAAAGAAAGATTTTTCAAAAGAAGAAAAGAAAATACTTCAAATAGATTCTATACTTAATACATTAGATGTAAAATCTCAAAAATATAATTTTTTAAAGACGAATGTCATTTTAACTAAACTTTATGCTGATAGAGGAGATGTTAAAAATGCTACATACTATTTTAACAATTTAGAAAAAGATATAGAATATATTACAAATTCAGAGTATACACATTTGATATATTTAAACGCAAAAATAAAATATTTAAATCTTATTGGAAAGCATCAACAAGCGTTAGAGTCTGCTAAGTTTATGCTAAAAATGGCAAATAAAATTAATAATTTCCACGAAATTCAATTTGCAGAAGGACATTTAGTTGATACATATCAAAAATTGAATCAACAAGCAAAAGCTTTTCCTCATTTATTAAAAATGAAGGAGTTAAAAGACTCAATATTTAATGCGCAAAGTACCAATAGTTTGTTGTATTTTCAATCGTTATTTCAAACAGAAGAAAATGAAAAAAATCTGTTAGTGAAGCAAAATGAAATAGAACTTTTAGAGCAAAGTGAAAAATATACCAAGCGTATTTCAATATTTGGATTTGTTGGTTTGGGTTTACTTTCGCTAGCCTTATTTTTATGGGTAAAAAGAAAATCATTATTAAAAGAAAAGAAGTTGCAAGAAGACTTTACTTCGGAATTATTAAATTTTCAAGAACAAGAAAAAAAGAGAGTATCTGAAAACCTGCATGATGGATTAGGGCAAAGTTTATTATTAATTAAAAATAAAATTGTACTTAATAATGATATTGAAACCCAAAAAATATTAGACTCCGTTATAAATGAAGTCCATACAATTTCTCATGGATTGCACCCTTTTCAATTAGAAGAATTAGGTTTAACTGAAGCAATAAAAAGTATTATTGAACAAGTAAGTGACAATTCGGAAACATTTATTTCTTCTGATATTGAGGATATTAATGGTATATTTACCAAAAAACAAGAGTTAAATATATACCGAACAGTTCAGGAAAGTTTGAATAATATGATGAAACATTCTAAAGCCGAAGCCTGTAGAGTAGAAATTGAAAAACAAAAAAGTAAGGTTAAAATATCTATTATTGATAATGGAGTAGGATTTGATTTTACTGAAGAATATAGTAAAATAGGTAGTTTAGGCTTGAAAACATTAAAAGAGCGAGTTCGATTTCTGGATGGTATTATGAGTTTTAATTCTGAAAAAAATAAAGGAACTGAAATGTTTATTACAATCCCTATATGA
- the truB gene encoding tRNA pseudouridine(55) synthase TruB produces the protein MTEEDYKNGQVLLIDKPLNWTSFQAVNKLRWEIKQKFNIKKIKVGHAGTLDPLATGLLIVCTGKFTKKIDTYQAQKKEYTGTITVGATTPSYDLETDFDKIYTIEHISDELIHKTAAQFIGEIDQKPPIFSALKKDGKKLYELARAGETTEIKTRKITISEFEITRINLPNIDFRVVCSKGTYIRSLAYDFGQALDSGAHLSALRRTKIGDFSVANATSIESFIENI, from the coding sequence ATGACGGAAGAGGATTATAAAAATGGACAAGTATTATTGATTGATAAGCCACTAAATTGGACTTCTTTTCAGGCTGTAAATAAGTTACGTTGGGAAATCAAGCAAAAATTTAATATTAAAAAAATTAAAGTAGGTCATGCAGGAACATTAGATCCATTAGCAACTGGCCTACTAATAGTGTGTACAGGAAAGTTCACTAAGAAAATTGATACGTATCAGGCTCAAAAAAAAGAATACACTGGCACCATAACAGTTGGCGCAACAACACCAAGTTATGATTTAGAAACTGATTTTGATAAAATCTATACAATTGAGCATATTTCAGATGAATTAATTCACAAAACTGCTGCTCAGTTTATTGGAGAAATTGACCAGAAGCCTCCTATTTTTTCTGCATTAAAAAAAGATGGAAAAAAGTTATATGAATTGGCTAGAGCAGGAGAAACTACTGAAATAAAAACTCGAAAAATTACAATATCAGAATTCGAAATAACAAGAATCAATTTACCAAATATCGATTTTAGAGTAGTGTGTAGCAAAGGGACTTATATCCGCTCGTTAGCCTATGATTTTGGACAAGCATTAGATTCTGGTGCGCACCTTTCGGCATTGAGAAGAACTAAAATTGGAGATTTTTCTGTTGCCAATGCAACTTCAATTGAGAGTTTTATTGAAAACATATAG
- a CDS encoding ABC transporter ATPase, which translates to MLVDFEKLPNYAKVWIYQSSRKFYPQEMEQIIQKTEGFLTSWNNNGDEIIASYQIKYNRFIILAIDETLDKISINAIDDSVSFILGLQQEFDVELLDKLNVCFKQGEFVQYKDLKEFQKLLKKKSISNKTIVFNNLINTKEELENNWEIPITESWHNRFLK; encoded by the coding sequence ATGCTTGTTGACTTTGAAAAACTTCCAAATTATGCTAAAGTTTGGATTTACCAATCTAGCAGAAAATTCTATCCACAAGAAATGGAACAAATTATTCAAAAAACCGAAGGTTTTTTAACTTCATGGAATAATAATGGTGATGAAATTATTGCTTCATATCAAATTAAATACAACCGTTTTATTATACTAGCCATTGATGAAACTTTAGATAAAATATCAATAAATGCAATTGATGATTCTGTGAGTTTTATTCTTGGATTACAACAAGAATTTGATGTTGAACTTTTAGACAAACTAAATGTATGTTTCAAACAAGGTGAGTTTGTTCAATATAAAGATTTAAAAGAATTTCAAAAGCTACTCAAAAAGAAGTCAATTTCGAATAAAACAATTGTATTCAACAACTTAATAAATACTAAAGAAGAACTAGAAAATAATTGGGAAATTCCTATTACAGAAAGTTGGCATAATAGATTTTTAAAATAA
- a CDS encoding DUF3098 domain-containing protein: MKKKDKNIKEEFLFGKRNYIIMLVGLAVIALGFILMSGGGSDDPNVFNEEIYNVRRIRIAPTLVLIGFAIEIYAIFSKSKK, encoded by the coding sequence ATGAAAAAGAAAGATAAAAACATAAAAGAAGAATTTCTTTTTGGGAAAAGAAATTATATAATCATGCTTGTTGGATTGGCAGTAATCGCATTAGGATTTATTTTAATGTCAGGCGGTGGTAGTGATGACCCAAATGTTTTTAATGAAGAAATTTATAATGTAAGAAGAATACGTATTGCACCTACATTAGTTTTGATTGGATTTGCAATTGAAATTTATGCAATTTTTTCAAAGTCTAAGAAGTAA
- a CDS encoding M13 family metallopeptidase gives MKTKYSKTGLLAIAIAVGVSLNSCKKEMETPKVPGIDLAKMDQNVSPKEDFFKHVNGSWLENTEIPSDRTRWGSFDELRKKTDEDALAVLKEAIASGDSTLKDAQNVNVSDQMKAVNYFQTIMDTVSRDAQGIEPLKPYLKKIDELQSMADLQKLLIEFEPYGGAGFFGFGVGADLKNSNINAAYVGAGTLGLNRDYYVDQDDDTKAKREKYRKHIAKMMQYLGESEELAAKNADNILAFETRMAEPRMTKEARRDARNLYNPKSVDDMGKLMPSIDWNVYFEGIGAKNVDTVIVTDPNYFTALESIFKENNLNDWKNYLRWSLIDGSAGELSTEIDRVNWEFYSRDLRGSKAQRAREERALNTLNGRIGEALGKLYVDKHFPPEAKEKAEKMIANVMKAFENRINNLEWMSAETKEKAQEKLDKMTVKIAYPDKWKDYSDLDTKNVAQGGSYFQNNINISKWNFYQDIEKIGKEVDKSEWGMAPQVVNAYFNPQNNEIVFPAAILQPPFYNYQADEAVNYGGIGAVIGHEISHCFDDSGARFDADGNLNNWWTEQDLEKFTAEGKKLAEQYDAAEVLPDVHINGAFTLGENIGDLGGINAAYDGLQLFLAENGRPDNIDGFTPEQRLFLSWGTIWRTKYRDDALRNQIKTDPHSPGTHRAFMPLQNVDAFYEAFDIKEGDKMYLKPEDRVKIW, from the coding sequence ATGAAAACAAAATATTCAAAAACTGGATTGTTGGCAATAGCAATTGCAGTAGGTGTATCATTAAATTCTTGTAAAAAAGAAATGGAAACACCCAAAGTTCCAGGAATTGATCTGGCTAAAATGGATCAAAATGTGAGTCCTAAAGAAGACTTTTTTAAACATGTTAATGGTAGTTGGCTAGAAAATACAGAAATACCTTCTGATAGAACGCGTTGGGGGAGTTTCGATGAATTACGTAAGAAAACAGACGAAGATGCTTTAGCGGTATTAAAAGAAGCTATAGCAAGTGGTGATTCAACATTAAAGGACGCTCAAAATGTAAATGTGTCTGATCAGATGAAAGCCGTGAATTATTTTCAAACAATTATGGACACTGTTTCTAGAGATGCTCAAGGTATTGAACCATTAAAACCTTATTTAAAAAAGATTGATGAGCTGCAAAGCATGGCTGATTTACAGAAGTTATTAATTGAGTTTGAACCTTACGGAGGAGCAGGGTTTTTTGGTTTTGGTGTAGGAGCAGATTTAAAAAATAGTAATATCAATGCGGCTTATGTTGGAGCAGGAACTTTAGGTTTAAATAGAGATTATTATGTAGATCAAGATGATGACACTAAAGCAAAAAGAGAGAAGTATAGAAAACATATTGCAAAAATGATGCAATATTTGGGCGAGTCTGAAGAGTTGGCAGCAAAGAATGCAGATAATATTTTGGCTTTTGAAACTAGAATGGCTGAACCAAGAATGACTAAAGAGGCTCGTAGAGATGCTCGTAATTTATATAACCCTAAATCAGTTGACGATATGGGTAAACTAATGCCTTCTATTGACTGGAATGTTTATTTTGAAGGAATTGGAGCAAAAAATGTAGATACAGTTATTGTAACTGATCCAAATTACTTTACTGCGTTAGAATCAATTTTTAAAGAAAATAATTTGAATGATTGGAAAAACTATTTACGTTGGTCATTAATTGATGGTTCTGCAGGAGAGTTAAGTACTGAGATTGATAGAGTAAACTGGGAGTTTTACAGTAGAGATTTAAGAGGCTCAAAAGCACAAAGAGCAAGAGAAGAAAGAGCATTGAACACATTGAATGGTAGAATAGGTGAGGCTTTAGGAAAATTATATGTAGACAAACATTTTCCACCTGAAGCAAAGGAAAAAGCAGAAAAAATGATTGCTAATGTGATGAAAGCATTTGAAAATAGAATCAATAATTTGGAATGGATGTCTGCTGAAACTAAAGAAAAAGCCCAAGAGAAGTTGGATAAAATGACAGTTAAAATAGCATATCCAGATAAGTGGAAAGATTACTCTGATCTTGACACAAAAAATGTTGCTCAAGGCGGATCATATTTTCAAAATAATATCAATATCTCTAAATGGAATTTTTATCAAGATATTGAAAAAATTGGAAAAGAAGTTGATAAATCAGAATGGGGAATGGCACCACAAGTTGTGAATGCTTATTTCAACCCACAAAACAATGAAATTGTATTTCCAGCAGCAATTTTACAACCACCTTTCTATAATTATCAAGCAGATGAAGCTGTGAATTATGGAGGTATAGGAGCTGTAATTGGTCATGAAATCTCACATTGTTTTGATGATTCTGGAGCGCGTTTTGATGCAGATGGAAATCTTAATAATTGGTGGACTGAACAAGATTTAGAAAAATTTACTGCAGAAGGAAAGAAGTTGGCTGAACAATATGATGCTGCAGAAGTACTTCCAGATGTTCATATCAATGGAGCATTTACTTTAGGTGAAAATATTGGAGATTTAGGTGGTATTAATGCTGCTTATGATGGTTTACAATTATTCCTAGCCGAAAATGGAAGACCAGATAATATTGATGGATTTACACCTGAACAACGTCTATTCTTGTCTTGGGGAACTATTTGGAGAACTAAATATAGAGATGATGCGTTAAGAAATCAAATTAAAACTGATCCTCATTCACCAGGTACTCATAGAGCATTTATGCCACTTCAAAATGTTGATGCTTTCTATGAAGCATTTGATATTAAAGAAGGAGATAAAATGTATTTAAAACCAGAAGATAGAGTAAAAATCTGGTAG